The Synergistes jonesii genome includes a region encoding these proteins:
- a CDS encoding substrate-binding domain-containing protein, with protein sequence MKKIKRFIAAVVFLLICAPAFAGTIRLSSTIGPVDAGIIPLLADNYKAKTGTEFVIEKAGTGATLEKAKTGNFDLVVVHARALEDRFIAEGYGQNRRDFMYNDFVILGPEGDPAGIKGMKSAAEALKKIAEAKAPFISRGDMSGTHVAEMKVWRAAGISPDAEMDEWYTVFSLGKLGNGPTTIFADKRGAYTLMDRATYLTRRSGIKIVPLVEGDPILLNLIAAIEVSPKRFPKVNNAEAVKFVDWLCGDEAQTIIKDFKVSEYGEPLFFPNSDEWNKKHGK encoded by the coding sequence ATGAAAAAAATTAAAAGATTTATCGCGGCCGTCGTCTTTCTTCTTATCTGTGCGCCGGCCTTCGCCGGCACGATCAGGCTTTCAAGTACGATAGGACCGGTGGACGCTGGCATAATCCCGCTTCTTGCCGACAACTACAAGGCCAAGACGGGAACGGAATTCGTCATTGAAAAGGCCGGCACGGGCGCGACGCTGGAGAAGGCGAAGACGGGGAATTTCGACCTCGTCGTCGTTCACGCGCGAGCTCTTGAAGACCGGTTTATAGCGGAAGGCTACGGACAGAACCGCAGGGATTTCATGTATAACGACTTTGTGATCCTCGGCCCCGAAGGGGACCCCGCGGGAATCAAAGGGATGAAATCGGCGGCGGAGGCCCTTAAAAAGATAGCGGAAGCGAAGGCTCCGTTTATCAGCCGCGGAGACATGTCCGGCACACATGTGGCGGAAATGAAGGTATGGCGGGCCGCAGGCATTTCTCCCGACGCTGAAATGGACGAATGGTACACGGTCTTTTCGCTCGGCAAGCTGGGCAACGGCCCCACGACGATTTTTGCCGATAAGCGCGGCGCCTATACTCTGATGGACAGGGCGACCTATCTTACCAGGAGAAGCGGCATAAAGATAGTCCCGCTCGTGGAAGGCGATCCGATACTTCTCAACCTTATCGCCGCCATAGAGGTCAGCCCGAAGAGATTCCCGAAGGTGAACAACGCCGAGGCCGTAAAATTTGTCGACTGGCTCTGCGGCGACGAGGCTCAGACGATAATAAAGGACTTCAAGGTCAGTGAGTACGGGGAGCCGCTCTTTTTCCCGAACTCCGACGAATGGAATAAAAAGCACGGCAAATAA
- a CDS encoding IS630 family transposase — protein sequence MRLLQGRRIESAEKNELYEEKKSVTYKEQDARKVAEYLDKIKDIPPDTIAYIDETGIDRYIYRQRAWSLRGAPVYGKVSGRKYRRTGIAAALIRGVLAAPMQYDGTMDGELFEAWFRDFLCPELSKGSTIIMDNASFHRKKKVENIANGFRHKVIFLPPYSPELNPIEHCRSALKRCMQGVMKYMPSFDSALRYCIQVE from the coding sequence ATTCGGCTGCTCCAAGGCCGCCGTATCGAAAGCGCTGAAAAGAATGAATTATACGAAGAAAAAAAGAGCGTAACATATAAAGAACAAGACGCCCGAAAAGTAGCGGAGTATCTGGATAAAATCAAAGATATACCGCCTGATACGATCGCATATATAGACGAAACTGGTATAGACAGATATATCTACAGGCAGCGGGCATGGTCCCTGCGTGGGGCTCCGGTTTACGGTAAAGTGAGCGGACGTAAATACAGGCGCACGGGAATAGCCGCCGCATTGATCCGCGGTGTACTGGCGGCTCCGATGCAGTACGACGGCACTATGGACGGAGAACTGTTTGAAGCGTGGTTCCGAGACTTTTTATGTCCGGAGTTGTCAAAAGGCAGCACGATAATAATGGACAACGCGTCGTTCCATCGCAAGAAGAAAGTTGAAAACATAGCAAACGGTTTTAGGCATAAAGTAATATTCCTGCCACCTTACTCACCGGAGCTGAACCCGATCGAACATTGTCGGTCTGCTTTGAAGAGATGCATGCAGGGCGTAATGAAATATATGCCGTCATTCGATTCCGCCCTGCGTTATTGCATACAAGTTGAATGA
- a CDS encoding ISNCY family transposase has product MMSMTNDEARRVRIIGAASSGLVTNGEASEQLGISIRQIIRLKASFARNGARGMVHGNAGRKPRHALSDEVKTRIVELFEGRYFDYNFSHFTERLNEAEGMSVSRSSVFRVLKGAGIKSKKAVKHKAKQHRPRPRKTTAGIMWQTDASRHKWFGEEHGYATLHAYIDDATGVVTGAFFTETECMRGYAAALEQGMLAYGLPLSIYSDRHTIFRSPKELTDDEILSGTELPLSNFGKALYELGIKQITAHSPQAKGRIERLWNTFQDRLIAELRFSSITNIADANKMIAEGFISDYNRRFAVLPHEDGSACMPFDRSIDLGLVFSIRDTRRAGGGNTISYKGEIYTPEDEKSPVFVRGRILEVRETFDGAVYVIQNGMPVLMKKVFRAQKAIDVGVKKKAGAVSPHKPASDHPWRGGFKINPSIYNNTQTGRG; this is encoded by the coding sequence ATGATGAGTATGACAAACGATGAAGCGAGAAGGGTAAGGATTATAGGAGCCGCGTCATCAGGCTTAGTGACTAATGGTGAGGCATCTGAACAGCTTGGTATTTCTATAAGACAAATCATAAGGCTAAAAGCCAGCTTTGCCAGAAACGGCGCAAGGGGGATGGTGCATGGAAACGCGGGACGGAAGCCGAGGCACGCTCTTTCAGATGAGGTTAAAACGAGGATTGTCGAGCTGTTTGAGGGGAGGTATTTTGACTATAATTTCTCTCATTTCACTGAACGCCTGAACGAAGCGGAGGGAATGTCTGTGAGCCGTTCTTCGGTGTTCCGTGTGCTTAAAGGAGCCGGTATAAAGAGCAAGAAGGCGGTGAAGCATAAAGCAAAACAGCACCGGCCGCGTCCAAGGAAGACGACCGCCGGTATTATGTGGCAGACCGATGCAAGCAGACACAAGTGGTTTGGTGAAGAACACGGATATGCAACTTTGCACGCATATATAGACGATGCGACAGGGGTCGTTACAGGGGCGTTCTTTACTGAAACTGAATGTATGCGCGGCTATGCCGCGGCGCTGGAACAAGGGATGCTTGCATATGGATTGCCTCTGTCCATATACAGCGACCGCCATACTATATTCCGTTCGCCCAAGGAGTTGACCGACGATGAGATTTTGAGCGGAACGGAGCTGCCGCTGTCAAACTTCGGCAAGGCGCTGTATGAGCTTGGTATAAAGCAGATAACGGCGCACAGCCCTCAGGCCAAGGGACGTATAGAAAGGCTCTGGAATACATTTCAGGACAGGCTCATCGCCGAATTGAGGTTTTCATCCATCACAAACATCGCTGACGCTAATAAGATGATAGCGGAAGGTTTTATCAGCGACTATAACCGCAGGTTTGCAGTGCTGCCGCATGAGGACGGTAGCGCCTGCATGCCTTTTGACAGAAGCATCGATCTCGGACTTGTTTTCTCCATAAGGGACACGAGAAGGGCCGGCGGGGGGAATACCATATCATACAAAGGGGAGATATATACTCCAGAGGATGAAAAGAGCCCCGTATTTGTTCGTGGAAGAATACTGGAAGTCAGGGAAACCTTTGACGGGGCCGTTTACGTCATACAAAACGGCATGCCAGTCCTAATGAAGAAGGTGTTTAGGGCGCAAAAAGCGATCGATGTAGGCGTGAAAAAGAAAGCAGGCGCTGTGTCACCACACAAGCCTGCTTCGGACCACCCCTGGCGGGGTGGATTTAAAATCAACCCTAGCATATATAATAACACACAAACAGGGAGGGGGTGA
- the glmS gene encoding glutamine--fructose-6-phosphate transaminase (isomerizing) translates to MCGIMGYIGCKEAAKIILDGLAKHEYRGYDSAGIAVIKGGEIQEIRTTGRVSVLAEKVAKANFTGELGIGHTRWATHGGVSERNAHPHISSDNRVVLVHNGIIENAREIRTDLEARGIAFHTETDTESAVQYLGYVYDGDPKGAIVKLTKRIRGAFALVIMFYDRPNEIWTARKGSPLVVGHAKGEGFCASDPTALLEYTRDVWFMDDDEIARITREGCEFYDFSGAPHEKKPMHLDWDAAMTNRGEYPHFMLKEIHEQPDVVAHTLLGRIAGEKVDLSHELAWTPEETEKWKKIHFVACGTSHYATAAAARIMETLGNFEIRTEVASEYRYRNIPIDEETLAIFVSQSGETADTLHAARLAKNRGARCLVITNVRGSTIHREVGEAIITPAGPEIGVAATKTFTAQITALTLLGMYLAKLRGELSPASERRLISALMDIPGKLATILSKEREIEALARDFADARGFFFIGRGLAYPPALEGALKLKEISYLHAEAYPAGEMKHGPIALLDKELPVVALVPKNGLWEKTVSNIEESMARRSPIIAIATESDEEIRHYTSHIIFTPETEPELYPFVAVIPLQLFAYYIARQRGCDIDMPRNLAKSVTVE, encoded by the coding sequence ATGTGCGGGATTATGGGTTATATAGGCTGCAAGGAGGCCGCGAAAATAATTCTTGACGGCCTTGCGAAGCATGAATACCGCGGTTATGATTCCGCGGGGATAGCGGTGATAAAGGGCGGCGAGATACAGGAGATCCGCACTACGGGCAGAGTCTCCGTCCTCGCCGAAAAGGTCGCGAAGGCGAATTTCACCGGAGAGCTCGGTATAGGGCATACGCGCTGGGCGACTCACGGAGGCGTCTCCGAGAGGAACGCCCACCCCCATATTTCAAGCGACAACAGAGTCGTGCTGGTCCACAACGGCATAATAGAAAACGCGCGCGAGATACGCACCGACCTCGAGGCGCGCGGCATAGCCTTCCACACGGAGACGGACACGGAATCGGCCGTGCAGTATCTCGGCTACGTCTACGACGGAGACCCGAAAGGGGCCATCGTGAAGCTTACGAAGAGGATTCGCGGCGCTTTCGCGCTCGTTATAATGTTCTACGACAGGCCGAACGAAATATGGACCGCGCGCAAGGGCTCGCCGCTCGTCGTGGGGCACGCGAAGGGCGAGGGCTTCTGCGCCTCCGATCCGACGGCGCTGCTCGAATACACGCGCGACGTCTGGTTCATGGACGACGACGAAATAGCGCGCATAACGAGAGAGGGTTGCGAATTCTACGATTTCTCCGGCGCCCCTCACGAAAAGAAGCCTATGCATCTCGATTGGGACGCCGCGATGACGAACCGCGGCGAATATCCGCACTTCATGCTGAAAGAGATACACGAGCAGCCAGACGTCGTGGCTCATACGCTGCTCGGGCGCATCGCAGGCGAGAAGGTCGATCTGAGCCACGAGCTTGCGTGGACGCCGGAGGAGACGGAAAAATGGAAGAAAATCCACTTCGTCGCCTGCGGCACGTCGCATTACGCGACGGCTGCGGCGGCCCGTATCATGGAGACGCTCGGCAATTTTGAGATACGCACGGAGGTAGCCTCCGAATATAGATACAGGAACATCCCGATAGACGAAGAGACGCTCGCGATATTCGTCTCTCAGTCCGGCGAGACGGCCGACACGCTGCACGCGGCCCGGCTTGCCAAGAACCGCGGCGCAAGATGCCTCGTCATAACGAACGTGCGCGGCTCTACGATCCACCGAGAGGTCGGCGAAGCGATCATCACGCCGGCCGGGCCGGAGATCGGCGTCGCCGCCACCAAGACCTTCACCGCGCAGATCACGGCGCTGACGCTTCTCGGAATGTATCTCGCGAAGCTGCGCGGAGAGCTCTCACCGGCGTCGGAGAGGCGCCTTATCTCCGCTTTGATGGACATACCCGGCAAACTCGCGACGATTCTCTCGAAGGAAAGGGAGATCGAAGCGCTTGCGCGCGACTTCGCCGACGCGCGCGGCTTCTTCTTCATCGGGCGCGGACTTGCATACCCGCCGGCGCTTGAGGGCGCTCTCAAGCTGAAAGAGATCTCCTACCTGCACGCGGAGGCATACCCCGCCGGAGAGATGAAGCACGGGCCCATAGCGCTGCTCGACAAAGAGCTGCCGGTCGTCGCCCTCGTGCCGAAGAACGGCCTTTGGGAGAAGACGGTCTCCAACATCGAAGAGTCGATGGCGCGCAGGTCGCCGATCATAGCGATAGCGACCGAGAGCGACGAAGAAATAAGGCACTACACGAGCCATATAATCTTCACGCCGGAGACCGAGCCGGAGCTTTACCCGTTCGTAGCGGTGATACCGCTGCAGCTCTTCGCTTACTACATCGCGCGCCAGCGCGGCTGCGATATAGACATGCCGCGTAACCTGGCGAAAAGCGTCACGGTGGAGTAA
- a CDS encoding substrate-binding domain-containing protein has product MRISRKSSIIALCLVACLLVFGSFATAKAPVLRMATTTSTDNTGLLDYLAPILLKDTGIEIQWVSVGTGKALEYGRNGDVDVVLTHSPSQEDRFMEEGAGVNRRKVMYNDFVLIGPANDPAGVKGKPVVQAFAAIAAKKQKLVSRADKSGTHTAELKLLERAGVKDFDKADWYVQTGQGMLKTINIADEQNGYALSDRGTFIKYEAGLEGRKGLVIICEGDKELLNRYSVMAVSPMKHPNVKYDLALKYIDWITSSKVQKDIADFKVEGKQLFFPEAETRYGH; this is encoded by the coding sequence ATGCGTATCAGCAGAAAGAGTTCCATTATCGCGCTGTGCCTTGTCGCCTGCCTGCTTGTCTTCGGCTCGTTCGCGACGGCGAAAGCGCCCGTGCTTCGTATGGCCACCACTACGAGCACGGACAACACCGGCCTTCTTGATTATCTCGCTCCTATCCTTTTGAAGGATACCGGCATAGAGATCCAGTGGGTCTCGGTAGGTACCGGCAAGGCTCTCGAATACGGGCGCAACGGCGACGTGGACGTCGTCCTGACTCACTCGCCTTCGCAGGAGGATAGGTTCATGGAGGAGGGCGCGGGGGTGAACCGCCGCAAGGTCATGTACAATGACTTCGTCCTCATCGGCCCCGCGAACGACCCGGCCGGCGTCAAGGGCAAGCCGGTCGTGCAGGCCTTCGCCGCGATAGCCGCCAAAAAACAGAAGCTCGTCAGCCGCGCCGATAAATCAGGCACTCACACGGCGGAGCTTAAGCTGCTCGAAAGGGCGGGCGTTAAGGACTTCGACAAGGCGGATTGGTACGTGCAGACGGGACAGGGGATGCTCAAGACGATAAACATCGCAGACGAACAGAACGGCTACGCCCTCTCCGACCGCGGCACGTTCATAAAGTATGAGGCGGGGCTTGAGGGCAGAAAGGGCCTCGTGATCATCTGCGAAGGCGACAAGGAGCTGCTCAACAGGTACAGCGTGATGGCGGTCAGCCCGATGAAGCACCCGAACGTTAAGTACGACCTCGCGCTCAAGTATATCGACTGGATCACCTCTTCAAAGGTCCAGAAGGATATAGCGGACTTCAAGGTCGAAGGCAAGCAGCTCTTCTTCCCCGAAGCCGAAACGCGCTACGGGCATTAA
- a CDS encoding GIY-YIG nuclease family protein: MTAYAYILRCADGTLYAGWTNDLRKRLAAHNAGRGAKYTKGRLPVELFYCEGFATKEEAMSREAAIKKMSRGKKLALRNVKIYG; this comes from the coding sequence ATGACGGCTTACGCGTACATACTGCGCTGTGCCGACGGCACGCTCTACGCAGGCTGGACCAACGACCTGCGAAAGCGCCTGGCCGCGCACAACGCCGGTCGCGGCGCGAAATACACGAAGGGGCGCCTTCCCGTCGAACTCTTCTACTGCGAAGGATTCGCCACGAAGGAAGAAGCGATGTCGCGGGAAGCCGCGATAAAGAAGATGTCGCGCGGCAAAAAATTAGCGCTGAGAAACGTCAAAATTTACGGATAA
- a CDS encoding energy-coupling factor ABC transporter ATP-binding protein, which produces MTPLYEIHDLKQSYGRGTPGLDIADLTIEGSGITGLVGPNGSGKSTLLKILSFLLPYDDGTLLYRGSPAAGRESALRREVTYLLQDSYLLSRSVYENIAFGLRLRGNIGASEIDGRVKESLARVGLDPKKFASRQWYQLSGGEVQRVALAARLALRPRVLLLDEPTANVDERSAQLIMEAAVMEAKDHGVAVIAATHDLAWLYEMSSEVVSLYRGRVAVGAENIFQGGWTIAEGRAARLFPGGQAIFTAPPLSGEPSAAALGAQDVRILTSRPAEEERVNVICARIVHMTLERALSSVLVSADAGGFMIRARVPGGAALCRELYPSREVFLAFQYAALRWL; this is translated from the coding sequence ATGACGCCGCTTTATGAGATACACGACCTTAAACAGAGCTATGGAAGGGGAACGCCCGGCCTCGACATCGCCGATTTGACGATAGAGGGCTCCGGCATAACGGGGCTCGTCGGCCCCAACGGCAGCGGCAAATCGACGCTGCTTAAGATACTCTCTTTTCTGCTGCCCTACGACGACGGCACGCTGCTCTACCGCGGCAGCCCCGCCGCCGGACGCGAAAGCGCGCTTCGCCGCGAGGTAACCTATCTTCTTCAGGATTCCTACCTGCTCAGCCGCTCCGTATATGAAAATATCGCTTTCGGGTTGAGACTGCGCGGAAATATCGGCGCTTCGGAGATAGACGGCAGAGTGAAAGAGAGCCTCGCCAGGGTGGGGCTCGATCCGAAAAAATTCGCGTCGCGCCAGTGGTATCAGCTTTCCGGCGGAGAGGTGCAGCGCGTCGCTCTGGCCGCGCGGCTCGCCCTGCGCCCGCGCGTGCTGCTGCTCGACGAGCCTACCGCGAACGTGGACGAGAGGAGCGCGCAGCTGATAATGGAAGCCGCCGTTATGGAAGCGAAGGACCACGGCGTCGCGGTGATCGCCGCTACGCACGACTTAGCGTGGCTCTATGAGATGTCCAGCGAGGTCGTGAGCCTTTACCGCGGTCGCGTGGCGGTAGGCGCGGAAAATATATTTCAGGGAGGATGGACTATCGCGGAGGGGCGCGCGGCGCGCCTCTTCCCCGGAGGGCAGGCGATATTCACGGCGCCTCCTCTTTCGGGAGAGCCTTCGGCCGCCGCGCTCGGCGCCCAAGATGTCCGGATTCTTACGAGCAGACCAGCCGAAGAAGAGCGCGTCAACGTGATTTGCGCCCGCATCGTGCATATGACGCTTGAGCGCGCTCTGTCGTCGGTGCTCGTATCGGCGGACGCCGGAGGCTTTATGATCAGGGCGCGCGTGCCGGGCGGCGCCGCGCTCTGCCGCGAACTTTACCCTTCGCGCGAAGTTTTTCTTGCGTTCCAATATGCGGCCCTGCGCTGGCTGTGA
- a CDS encoding PstS family phosphate ABC transporter substrate-binding protein: MKRALKAVILLFIAIAALSAPADAHVYVAGSDVAQWFPKAALKAYESSADVTINKSKYNKNTAIIALAQNDSCDIALSTWQLSELDNEEVLRALSDAEAAGVLFSQTPFVIDAIPPIVHRDNPVKKMTLDQLHGIYTGKITNWHELDESISPDIPIDVYSTSESDGKYIIWKDLVIKGNASDDVGYGRAPKDMSALIARDENKWAIGFDSMYYIMESEAYRAGSVDIVALTNYERLKEGPSREYPVSRYLYAITRNDVSAEAQKFLDYLLDSQTQKYAEAVHQIPLTGTAHDGGGSGCSAAPCGAALAAVIPLIILRRKKK; the protein is encoded by the coding sequence ATGAAACGCGCTCTTAAAGCGGTAATCCTGCTGTTTATAGCGATCGCGGCGCTTTCCGCGCCGGCCGACGCGCACGTATACGTCGCGGGCTCCGACGTCGCGCAGTGGTTCCCGAAAGCCGCGCTCAAAGCCTATGAGAGTAGCGCTGATGTGACGATCAACAAGAGCAAATATAATAAAAACACCGCGATAATAGCTCTCGCACAGAATGATAGCTGCGACATAGCGCTTTCGACGTGGCAGCTTTCCGAGCTCGACAACGAAGAAGTGCTGCGGGCGCTCTCTGACGCGGAAGCCGCCGGCGTGCTCTTCTCTCAGACGCCGTTTGTGATAGACGCTATCCCGCCTATAGTGCACAGGGACAATCCGGTGAAAAAAATGACGCTCGACCAGCTCCACGGCATATACACGGGGAAAATAACGAATTGGCACGAACTTGACGAATCGATCAGCCCCGATATTCCGATAGACGTCTATTCCACCAGCGAGAGCGACGGCAAGTACATAATTTGGAAAGACCTCGTGATAAAGGGGAACGCGTCGGACGACGTAGGCTACGGCAGGGCGCCGAAAGATATGTCCGCTCTCATCGCGCGGGATGAAAACAAATGGGCGATAGGCTTTGACAGCATGTATTATATAATGGAATCGGAGGCCTATCGGGCCGGCAGCGTGGACATAGTGGCGCTGACTAACTACGAACGGCTTAAAGAGGGTCCGTCCCGCGAGTATCCCGTGTCGCGCTATCTCTACGCGATAACGAGAAACGACGTCAGCGCAGAGGCGCAGAAATTCCTTGACTATCTCTTAGACTCGCAGACTCAGAAATACGCCGAGGCCGTGCATCAGATACCGCTGACCGGCACGGCTCACGACGGCGGCGGCTCGGGCTGCAGCGCCGCGCCGTGCGGCGCCGCGCTTGCCGCCGTAATCCCGCTCATTATCTTGAGAAGAAAGAAGAAGTAA
- a CDS encoding ABC transporter permease — protein sequence MDFIARGFVQAFRLLYAQDEETMVILATTLRLTALSMAAILALGLPLGFALGYFSFPGKRAVRAATDTLLALPTVVIGLLVYAFISRRGPLGGWELLFTVEGMAIGQVILGTPIVAAYTASAVEGLDCRLRQTLLTLGASGARLAAASLWEARFLILTAALTALGRIVGEVGSAMMLGGNIKWHTRTITTAITLETGKGDFALGIALGVILILISLLLNISLSFLRRRTQN from the coding sequence ATGGATTTTATCGCCCGCGGATTTGTGCAGGCTTTCAGGCTTCTGTACGCGCAGGACGAGGAGACGATGGTCATTCTCGCCACCACTCTGCGCTTGACCGCCCTTTCTATGGCGGCGATCTTGGCGCTTGGACTTCCGCTCGGCTTCGCGCTCGGCTATTTTAGCTTTCCAGGCAAGCGTGCCGTGCGCGCCGCGACCGATACGCTTCTTGCGCTGCCTACCGTCGTGATCGGCCTTCTGGTCTATGCGTTCATTTCGCGCCGCGGGCCTCTCGGCGGCTGGGAGCTCCTCTTTACCGTCGAAGGAATGGCTATAGGGCAGGTGATATTGGGCACGCCTATCGTAGCGGCTTACACCGCCTCCGCTGTCGAAGGGCTCGACTGCCGTCTGCGTCAGACGCTCCTGACCCTCGGCGCGTCGGGCGCGAGGCTCGCCGCGGCGAGCCTGTGGGAAGCCCGATTTCTGATTCTCACCGCGGCTCTCACGGCGCTTGGGCGCATCGTCGGCGAGGTCGGCTCGGCGATGATGCTCGGCGGCAATATCAAATGGCACACGCGGACCATAACTACTGCCATAACGCTTGAGACGGGCAAGGGCGACTTCGCGCTGGGAATCGCGCTTGGCGTGATTCTGATACTTATATCGCTGCTGCTTAACATATCGTTGTCTTTCCTGCGCCGCAGGACACAAAATTAA
- a CDS encoding adenylosuccinate synthase has product MRGRTDILLGTQWGDEGKGRVVDVLAEKAGVVVRYQGGANAGHTVVADGEKYVFHLLPSGILYPDKICIIGNGVVIDPDTLFEELDGLAARGKKLARLIVSHGAHVVMPYHKLIDRLSEAARSQGAKIGTTGRGIGPCYADKYERIGIRAEDLANPEILHGKLELTLSLKNDILTKIYGEKPLPFGEIYERALEWGRRIGPMLGDSFLEIDEAANAGQNILFEGAQATLLDIDYGTYPFVTSSSPCAGGACTGAGIGPSRVDRAIGVAKAYCTRVGEGPFPTEEFGRTGELLRQKGGEFGATTGRPRRCGWCDLVAIDYAVRVNGLDGIALTKLDVLDDFDEIKICTAYEINGKLQKHFPSSCAELAKARPVYRTLKGWKRGIAECRSFAELPEAARDYVRFIEDAAKTPVLLIGVGAGREETILRGI; this is encoded by the coding sequence ATGAGAGGGCGCACAGATATACTTTTGGGAACGCAGTGGGGGGACGAAGGCAAAGGGCGCGTCGTCGACGTCCTTGCGGAGAAAGCCGGCGTGGTCGTCCGCTACCAGGGCGGAGCGAACGCCGGCCACACGGTCGTGGCCGACGGCGAAAAATATGTCTTCCACCTTCTGCCCTCCGGCATCCTCTACCCCGACAAAATCTGCATAATAGGCAACGGCGTCGTGATAGACCCCGATACGCTCTTTGAAGAGCTCGACGGCCTCGCTGCGCGCGGCAAAAAACTCGCGCGCCTGATAGTGAGCCACGGCGCCCACGTCGTGATGCCGTACCACAAGCTGATAGACAGGCTCTCCGAGGCGGCGCGCTCCCAGGGCGCGAAGATAGGCACGACAGGGCGCGGCATCGGCCCCTGCTACGCCGATAAATACGAACGCATAGGCATACGCGCCGAGGACCTCGCGAACCCTGAAATACTGCACGGCAAACTCGAGCTCACGCTTTCGCTGAAAAACGACATCCTCACGAAAATATACGGAGAGAAGCCGCTTCCTTTCGGCGAAATATACGAAAGAGCGCTTGAATGGGGCAGACGCATTGGGCCGATGCTCGGCGATTCCTTCCTGGAGATAGACGAAGCGGCGAACGCCGGGCAGAACATCCTCTTCGAGGGCGCGCAGGCCACGCTGCTTGACATCGACTACGGCACCTACCCCTTCGTGACGAGCTCGAGCCCGTGCGCGGGCGGCGCCTGCACCGGCGCTGGGATAGGCCCGTCGCGCGTCGACCGCGCGATCGGAGTCGCCAAGGCCTACTGTACGAGAGTCGGAGAAGGCCCCTTCCCGACGGAAGAGTTCGGCCGCACGGGCGAGCTGCTGCGCCAAAAGGGCGGCGAGTTCGGCGCGACGACCGGACGGCCGCGCCGCTGCGGCTGGTGCGACCTCGTCGCGATCGACTACGCGGTCCGCGTCAACGGCCTCGACGGCATAGCGCTGACGAAGCTCGACGTCCTCGACGACTTCGACGAGATAAAAATATGCACCGCTTACGAGATAAACGGAAAGCTTCAGAAGCACTTCCCGAGCAGCTGCGCGGAGCTCGCGAAGGCCAGGCCGGTATACCGGACGCTTAAAGGCTGGAAGCGCGGCATAGCTGAGTGCCGCAGCTTCGCAGAGCTGCCCGAGGCCGCGCGCGACTACGTGCGTTTCATCGAAGATGCCGCAAAGACCCCCGTGCTGCTGATAGGGGTCGGCGCCGGCAGAGAGGAGACGATACTGCGCGGGATATGA
- a CDS encoding IS630 transposase-related protein yields MHDSIYSKDLRERAIKYILDGHSYRETSKVFNVGTCALCRWKKMLDEQGDFQDKPRRKYFRKIDPKKLEEFLRERPNAYLKEAAEIFGCSKAAVSKALKRMNYTKKKRA; encoded by the coding sequence ATTCATGACAGTATATATTCTAAAGACCTCAGAGAACGCGCTATAAAATACATACTTGACGGACACTCCTACAGAGAGACGTCGAAAGTCTTCAACGTCGGGACATGTGCGCTGTGCCGTTGGAAAAAGATGCTGGACGAGCAGGGCGATTTCCAGGACAAGCCGCGAAGGAAGTATTTCAGAAAGATAGACCCTAAGAAGCTTGAAGAATTTCTTCGGGAACGTCCGAACGCCTATCTTAAAGAAGCGGCGGAAATATTCGGCTGCTCCAAGGCCGCCGTATCGAAAGCGCTGAAAAGAATGAATTATACGAAGAAAAAAAGAGCGTAA